One part of the Tunicatimonas pelagia genome encodes these proteins:
- the rpoC gene encoding DNA-directed RNA polymerase subunit beta' gives MAFKKNKKFSNDFSKVTISLASPESILESSHGEVTQPETINYRTYKPEMGGLFCERIFGPVKDWECHCGKYKRIRYKGIICDRCGVEVTEKKVRRERMGHIELVVPVAHIWYFRSLPNKIGYLLGLSTKKLDQIIYYERYVVIQAGVKAEDGISYLDYLTEDEYLDIIDKLPADNQRLDDNDPNKFIAKMGAEALEMLLAQLKLQELEYSLRHQANTDTSQQRKAEALKRLKVVTAFLDARNRIENRPEWMVIKMVPVIPPELRPLVPLDGGRFATSDLNDLYRRVIIRNNRLKRLIDIKAPEVILRNEKRMLQEAVDSLFDNSRKVNAVRSDGNRALKSLSDMLKGKQGRFRQNLLGKRVDYSGRSVIVVGPELKMHECGLPKDMAAELFKPFIIRKLIERGIVKTVKSAKKIVDRKDPVVWDILENVLKGHPVLLNRAPTLHRLGIQAFQPKLIEGKAIQLHPLVCTAFNADFDGDQMAVHVPLGHEAVLEASMLMLSSHNILNPANGAPITVPSQDMVLGLYYVTKGRKHTPEVPIAGEGLSFYSAEEVIVALNEGQISKHAYIKVRTKVRNEQNELEDKIIETVAGRVVFNELVPEEVGYVDELLTKKKLQQIIAMVYKIAGVARTAKFLDDIKELGFQMAYKGGLSIGLDDIIVPNDKLGLIQEAKEEVDSVRNNYFMGLITDNERYNQVIDVWTRVNSRLTNALMKKMEDDQLGFNSIYMMMHSGARGSREQIRQLGGMRGLMAKPQKNLQGSVGEIIENPILSNFKEGLDVIEYFISTHGARKGLADTALKTADAGYLTRRLVDVAQDVVIREEDCGTVRGLLVASLKDNEEVVEPLSERILGRVSVHDIFDPISDELIIESGTEITEELAALVDERGIEEMEIRSPLTCETKSGICSKCYGRNLSTGYMVQDGESVGVIAAQSIGEPGTQLTLRTFHVGGTASNIAVEATIKAKFSGKVEFEELRSLKTTDDEGEPKTVVMGRSGEIKIVDEKTGKVFSTYNAPYGSFLRVKEGDTVEKGDELCYWDPYNAVILSEFEGKVDFEYIEQGITYKEEYDEQTGHREKVITETRDKTKNPAIVIEPSGSDFERKAYNIPVGAHLAVDIDDKVRAGQVIAKIPRMMSKSRDITGGLPRVTELFEARNPSNPAVVSEINGAVTYGGIKRGNREIFIESKDGIKKRYLVPLSKHILVQDNDFVRAGMPLSDGAITPADILAIKGPTAVQEYLVNEIQEVYRLQGVKINDKHIEVIVSQMMQKVEIENEGDTNFLKRQVVDKFSFREENDAILDKKLVVEVGDSTNFKQGMIISSRQLRDENSSLKRQDKNIVQVRDAQPAVAKPTLQGITQASLGTESFISAASFQETTKVLSEASIRGKADHLNGLKENVIVGHLIPAGTGMREYKNIIVGSKEEYEALRASRESRVEENSTVETN, from the coding sequence ATGGCATTCAAGAAAAATAAGAAGTTCTCCAATGATTTCTCGAAGGTAACCATTAGCCTTGCTTCTCCTGAGTCTATTTTAGAAAGCTCGCACGGGGAAGTTACGCAGCCCGAGACCATCAATTACCGGACGTACAAGCCGGAAATGGGTGGGTTGTTTTGTGAGCGTATTTTCGGCCCGGTAAAAGATTGGGAATGTCATTGCGGAAAATATAAGCGCATTCGCTACAAAGGTATTATTTGCGACCGTTGTGGAGTAGAAGTGACTGAGAAGAAGGTGCGACGAGAGCGAATGGGGCATATTGAGTTGGTGGTGCCCGTAGCGCATATTTGGTACTTCCGCTCGTTGCCGAACAAAATTGGCTACCTGCTTGGTCTTTCTACTAAGAAACTCGATCAGATTATCTACTACGAGCGCTACGTGGTAATCCAAGCTGGAGTGAAAGCTGAAGACGGAATTAGCTATCTGGATTATCTGACTGAGGATGAATACCTAGATATCATCGATAAGCTTCCGGCCGATAATCAGCGATTGGACGATAACGATCCGAATAAGTTTATCGCTAAAATGGGAGCGGAAGCCCTGGAGATGCTACTAGCCCAGCTAAAACTGCAGGAGCTAGAGTATAGTCTTCGCCATCAGGCCAACACGGATACTTCCCAGCAAAGAAAAGCAGAGGCACTAAAGCGGTTGAAAGTAGTAACAGCTTTCCTTGATGCCCGCAATCGTATTGAGAACCGTCCGGAGTGGATGGTTATTAAGATGGTGCCGGTTATTCCGCCTGAACTACGTCCATTAGTACCGCTCGATGGTGGTCGCTTTGCCACTTCCGATTTGAACGATCTTTACCGTCGGGTAATTATCCGAAACAATCGTCTGAAGCGACTGATCGATATTAAAGCACCCGAAGTAATTCTTCGAAACGAGAAGCGAATGCTGCAAGAAGCGGTTGACTCACTCTTCGACAACTCTCGGAAGGTAAACGCAGTGCGCTCCGACGGAAATCGGGCACTGAAATCACTCAGCGATATGCTGAAAGGTAAGCAAGGACGTTTCCGCCAGAACCTACTGGGTAAGCGAGTTGACTACTCGGGTCGTTCGGTGATCGTGGTAGGTCCCGAATTGAAAATGCACGAATGCGGTTTGCCTAAAGATATGGCAGCTGAGCTTTTCAAGCCGTTCATCATTCGTAAGCTCATCGAGCGGGGAATTGTCAAAACGGTAAAGTCAGCCAAGAAAATTGTGGATCGTAAAGATCCGGTAGTTTGGGATATTCTGGAAAATGTGTTGAAGGGACATCCGGTGCTATTGAACCGGGCTCCAACGCTTCACCGTTTGGGTATACAAGCATTTCAGCCCAAGCTAATTGAGGGAAAAGCTATTCAGCTTCATCCGTTAGTATGTACTGCCTTCAATGCTGACTTTGATGGTGACCAGATGGCGGTACACGTGCCATTAGGACACGAAGCGGTACTGGAGGCTTCTATGCTGATGCTGTCCAGCCATAACATTTTGAACCCAGCCAATGGCGCACCTATAACGGTTCCTTCGCAAGACATGGTGCTTGGGTTGTACTACGTAACCAAAGGGCGTAAGCACACTCCGGAGGTGCCAATTGCAGGAGAAGGCCTGTCTTTCTACAGTGCCGAGGAGGTGATTGTAGCTCTCAATGAAGGTCAGATTTCTAAGCACGCGTATATTAAAGTACGAACAAAAGTTCGTAATGAGCAGAACGAGCTAGAAGATAAAATCATCGAGACGGTTGCTGGGCGAGTGGTATTCAATGAGCTGGTGCCGGAAGAAGTGGGGTACGTAGATGAACTCCTCACGAAGAAGAAGCTACAGCAAATCATCGCGATGGTCTATAAAATTGCTGGCGTAGCCCGTACGGCCAAATTCTTAGATGACATCAAAGAGTTAGGTTTCCAGATGGCCTACAAGGGTGGGTTATCCATTGGGTTAGACGATATTATCGTTCCGAACGATAAACTAGGGCTTATCCAGGAAGCAAAAGAGGAAGTTGATTCAGTTCGGAACAACTACTTTATGGGGCTTATCACCGATAACGAGCGTTACAATCAGGTAATTGACGTATGGACTCGGGTGAACTCTCGTTTGACCAACGCCCTGATGAAGAAAATGGAAGACGACCAGCTAGGGTTCAACTCCATTTATATGATGATGCACTCGGGAGCTCGCGGTTCTCGGGAGCAGATTCGTCAGCTTGGCGGTATGCGAGGGCTAATGGCTAAGCCGCAGAAAAACCTGCAAGGTTCAGTCGGTGAGATTATTGAGAACCCAATTCTTTCCAACTTCAAGGAAGGGCTCGACGTAATTGAGTACTTTATCTCTACACACGGAGCGCGGAAAGGTCTGGCTGATACGGCTTTGAAAACAGCCGATGCTGGTTACCTAACTCGTCGTCTGGTAGATGTAGCTCAGGATGTAGTGATTCGGGAAGAGGACTGTGGTACTGTTCGCGGATTATTGGTAGCTTCTCTTAAAGATAACGAAGAAGTAGTAGAACCGCTATCAGAGCGTATTCTGGGGCGGGTGTCTGTACACGATATTTTTGATCCGATTTCGGACGAGCTTATCATTGAGTCGGGAACGGAAATTACCGAAGAATTAGCAGCCTTGGTGGATGAACGAGGCATTGAAGAGATGGAAATTCGCTCACCACTGACGTGTGAAACCAAGAGTGGAATTTGCTCGAAATGCTACGGAAGAAACCTTTCAACGGGCTACATGGTACAAGACGGTGAATCGGTTGGCGTTATTGCAGCTCAGTCTATTGGTGAACCCGGTACGCAGTTAACGCTTCGTACGTTCCACGTGGGGGGTACAGCTTCCAACATTGCGGTAGAAGCTACTATCAAAGCGAAGTTCTCCGGTAAAGTAGAATTTGAGGAGCTACGCTCGCTAAAAACTACCGACGACGAAGGCGAACCTAAAACGGTAGTAATGGGCCGCTCGGGTGAAATAAAAATTGTAGATGAGAAAACAGGCAAAGTATTCTCAACCTACAATGCACCCTACGGTTCCTTCCTGCGAGTGAAGGAAGGCGATACGGTAGAGAAAGGAGACGAGCTTTGCTACTGGGATCCGTACAACGCAGTGATCCTTTCGGAGTTTGAAGGAAAAGTAGACTTCGAGTACATTGAACAGGGAATTACCTACAAAGAAGAATACGATGAGCAGACGGGGCACCGTGAGAAGGTAATTACCGAAACGAGGGATAAAACGAAGAATCCGGCTATCGTTATTGAACCTTCGGGCAGTGACTTTGAGCGTAAAGCTTACAACATTCCAGTAGGAGCGCACTTAGCCGTAGATATTGACGATAAAGTTCGAGCCGGACAAGTAATTGCCAAGATTCCTCGGATGATGAGTAAGTCTCGGGATATTACAGGTGGTCTGCCTCGGGTAACTGAACTTTTTGAGGCACGTAACCCTTCCAATCCGGCGGTAGTAAGTGAGATCAACGGAGCCGTAACCTACGGAGGCATCAAACGAGGTAATCGGGAAATATTTATTGAGTCGAAAGATGGAATCAAGAAACGATACTTAGTACCGCTTTCTAAGCACATTCTAGTTCAGGATAATGACTTCGTTCGGGCGGGAATGCCGTTGTCTGATGGAGCCATTACCCCAGCGGATATTCTGGCGATTAAAGGCCCAACGGCAGTACAAGAATATTTAGTGAATGAGATTCAGGAAGTATACCGTTTGCAAGGAGTAAAAATCAACGATAAGCACATTGAGGTGATTGTAAGCCAAATGATGCAAAAAGTGGAGATTGAGAATGAAGGGGATACAAACTTCTTGAAGCGACAGGTAGTAGATAAATTCTCGTTCCGGGAAGAAAATGATGCTATTCTAGATAAAAAGCTTGTGGTGGAAGTAGGAGACTCTACCAACTTCAAGCAAGGCATGATTATCTCTTCTCGTCAGCTTCGCGATGAAAACTCTTCTCTGAAGCGTCAGGACAAAAATATCGTGCAGGTACGCGATGCTCAACCGGCGGTAGCCAAACCTACCTTGCAGGGAATCACTCAGGCATCATTAGGTACCGAGAGCTTTATCTCGGCGGCTTCTTTCCAAGAAACCACCAAAGTACTTAGTGAAGCTTCCATTCGAGGAAAAGCTGATCATCTGAACGGCCTGAAAGAAAATGTGATTGTCGGCCATCTGATTCCAGCCGGAACAGGTATGCGAGAATACAAGAACATTATTGTTGGTTCTAAGGAAGAGTACGAAGCATTGCGCGCTTCCCGCGAAAGTCGCGTGGAAGAAAATAGTACGGTTGAAACCAACTAG
- a CDS encoding DUF3467 domain-containing protein, giving the protein MAKEEQEDQQRRNQISIELSEEMAEGQYANLATIAHSNSEFVIDFIRLMPGAPKAKVKSRIIITPDHAKRLLFALQDNIEKFEGAFGPIKQSDETPKFPINFGGAIGEA; this is encoded by the coding sequence ATGGCTAAAGAAGAGCAAGAAGATCAACAGCGTCGGAACCAGATTAGCATTGAGCTTTCGGAAGAAATGGCCGAAGGGCAGTATGCTAATCTGGCCACGATTGCCCACTCCAATAGTGAGTTTGTCATCGATTTCATTCGCCTGATGCCAGGGGCACCCAAAGCGAAAGTGAAATCCCGAATTATTATCACCCCCGATCATGCTAAGCGGCTGCTATTCGCCTTGCAAGATAATATCGAAAAATTCGAGGGAGCATTCGGTCCAATCAAGCAGTCAGACGAGACTCCGAAGTTTCCAATTAACTTTGGTGGGGCAATTGGAGAGGCTTAA
- the rpsL gene encoding 30S ribosomal protein S12, which translates to MPTIQQLVRKGRKELTSKSKSPALDSCPQRRGVCTRVYTTTPKKPNSAMRKVARVRLTNGREVNAYIPGEGHNLQEHSIVLIRGGRVKDLPGVRYHIIRGALDTAGVSGRLQRRSKYGAKRPKK; encoded by the coding sequence ATGCCTACCATACAGCAGTTAGTAAGAAAAGGAAGAAAGGAATTGACTTCAAAATCGAAGTCGCCCGCACTGGATTCTTGTCCACAACGCCGGGGAGTTTGTACCCGGGTTTACACTACCACTCCTAAGAAGCCCAACTCGGCCATGCGTAAGGTGGCGCGGGTGCGGTTAACCAACGGTCGGGAGGTAAACGCTTACATTCCCGGAGAAGGACATAACCTGCAGGAGCACTCAATTGTATTGATTCGCGGGGGACGGGTGAAGGACTTGCCAGGGGTGCGTTACCACATTATTCGCGGTGCGCTGGATACCGCTGGTGTAAGTGGACGTCTGCAAAGAAGATCAAAATACGGCGCAAAACGCCCTAAAAAATAG
- the rpsG gene encoding 30S ribosomal protein S7 has product MRKAKPKKRYVLPDPKYKDTLVTRFVNYMMVDGKKSTAYSIFYDAISLVEERTSENGLELWKKALGNIMPSVEVKSRRVGGATFQVPLEVRPGRKTSLGIKWMIRYARARGEKTMKERLAGEIIAASKGEGAAVKKKDDTHRMADANRAFSHFRI; this is encoded by the coding sequence ATGAGGAAAGCTAAACCCAAGAAAAGATACGTTTTACCCGATCCTAAGTACAAGGATACGCTGGTAACCCGATTTGTGAATTACATGATGGTAGATGGTAAGAAAAGTACCGCCTATTCTATTTTCTATGATGCCATTTCGCTAGTAGAAGAGCGCACCAGTGAAAATGGTCTGGAGCTTTGGAAGAAAGCACTAGGTAACATTATGCCATCGGTAGAAGTGAAGAGTCGTCGAGTGGGTGGTGCTACTTTTCAGGTGCCATTAGAAGTGCGGCCGGGACGAAAAACATCGCTAGGTATTAAGTGGATGATTCGCTACGCTCGCGCTCGGGGAGAAAAAACGATGAAGGAGCGGTTAGCAGGAGAAATTATTGCTGCTTCTAAAGGAGAAGGGGCTGCCGTGAAGAAAAAAGATGATACGCATCGTATGGCCGATGCTAACAGAGCTTTCTCACATTTTAGAATTTAA
- the fusA gene encoding elongation factor G, translated as MKRDLRYTRNIGIAAHIDAGKTTTTERILYYAGVSHKIGEVHDGAATMDWMEQEQERGITITSAATTVKWPYREKDYHINIIDTPGHVDFTVEVNRSLRVLDGLVFLFSAVDGVEPQSETNWRLANNYNVARIGFVNKMDRQGADFLGVCKQVKEMLGSNAVPLQLPIGAEENFRGVVDLVNNRGIIWNEEDLGMTFTEVPIPDDMVEEVAEYREKLLEAVAEYDESLMEKFFDDPDSITEEEILTALRAATIDMAIVPMLCGSSFKNKGVQTMLDYVMALCPSPLDREKIKGTNPDTEEEVFRKPDFDEPFSALAFKIATDPYVGRLCFIRAYSGVLESGSYVYNTRSDNKERISRIFQMHAKNQNQIDSLGAGDIGAVVGFKDIKTGDTLCDQNNKIVLESMDFPDPVIGYAIEPKKQADVDKLGMAIAKLVEEDPTLQVNTDEETGQTILRGMGELHLDIIIDRLRREFKVEINQGAPQVAYKETITSVVDHKEVYKKQTGGRGKFADIVFELGPIDEEPDPKEVKDGLQFVNNIVGGVIPKEFIPAIQKGFSQAMSNGPLAGYPIEHMKVRLYHGSFHDVDSDALSFELAARLGFKEATKKAKPVLLEPIMSVEVVTPDEYTGSVTGDLNRRRGIMKGMDSKGVAQVIKSDVPLSELFGYVTDLRTISSGRATATLTFSHYDPVPTNIAETVIANAKGESK; from the coding sequence ATGAAGCGCGATTTACGATATACTAGAAATATTGGTATTGCTGCCCATATTGACGCGGGCAAAACCACCACTACAGAACGTATTCTGTACTACGCTGGGGTAAGCCATAAAATTGGTGAGGTGCATGATGGTGCTGCCACTATGGATTGGATGGAGCAAGAGCAGGAGCGAGGAATCACTATTACTTCGGCAGCAACTACCGTAAAATGGCCTTATCGAGAAAAAGATTACCATATCAATATTATTGATACTCCTGGACACGTAGATTTCACTGTGGAAGTGAACCGATCTTTGCGTGTGCTAGATGGATTAGTATTCTTATTCAGTGCCGTAGATGGAGTAGAGCCGCAGTCAGAAACTAACTGGCGTTTGGCTAACAACTATAATGTTGCTCGCATTGGCTTTGTGAATAAAATGGACCGCCAGGGGGCTGATTTCCTTGGCGTGTGCAAGCAGGTAAAGGAAATGCTAGGTAGCAACGCAGTTCCGCTTCAATTGCCCATTGGTGCTGAAGAGAACTTTAGAGGGGTAGTTGATCTAGTGAATAACCGCGGTATTATTTGGAACGAGGAAGATTTAGGTATGACATTTACCGAAGTGCCTATTCCGGATGATATGGTAGAAGAAGTGGCTGAGTATCGGGAGAAACTACTGGAAGCAGTAGCGGAGTACGATGAAAGCCTGATGGAGAAGTTCTTCGATGACCCTGACTCTATTACAGAAGAAGAAATACTGACCGCTTTACGGGCAGCCACTATCGATATGGCAATTGTGCCTATGCTTTGCGGTTCATCGTTCAAGAATAAAGGGGTGCAGACCATGCTTGACTACGTGATGGCTCTATGTCCTTCACCGCTCGATCGTGAAAAAATCAAAGGAACAAATCCTGATACTGAAGAGGAGGTGTTTCGTAAGCCTGACTTTGATGAGCCTTTTTCGGCTTTGGCTTTCAAGATTGCGACTGATCCTTACGTTGGGCGTCTGTGTTTTATCCGAGCGTACTCAGGCGTATTAGAGTCTGGCTCCTACGTTTATAATACTCGCTCTGACAATAAAGAGCGAATTAGCCGTATCTTCCAAATGCACGCTAAGAACCAAAATCAAATTGATAGTTTGGGAGCGGGGGATATTGGTGCGGTAGTAGGTTTTAAGGACATCAAAACAGGCGATACACTGTGTGATCAGAATAACAAGATTGTGCTGGAATCAATGGACTTTCCCGATCCGGTGATTGGATACGCTATTGAACCTAAAAAGCAAGCCGATGTAGATAAGCTAGGAATGGCCATAGCCAAACTTGTAGAAGAAGACCCAACACTTCAGGTAAATACCGACGAAGAAACCGGGCAAACTATTCTGCGGGGCATGGGTGAGCTTCACCTAGACATTATCATTGACCGTCTGCGTCGCGAGTTTAAAGTAGAAATCAACCAAGGGGCACCTCAGGTAGCTTACAAAGAGACTATTACCTCGGTGGTAGATCACAAGGAGGTCTACAAAAAGCAAACGGGTGGTCGTGGTAAGTTTGCTGACATTGTGTTTGAACTAGGGCCGATTGATGAAGAGCCTGATCCGAAGGAAGTTAAAGACGGACTTCAGTTCGTAAATAATATTGTTGGTGGGGTTATCCCCAAAGAATTCATTCCCGCTATTCAAAAAGGGTTTTCACAAGCCATGAGCAACGGTCCGTTGGCTGGTTATCCTATTGAGCATATGAAGGTTCGGCTGTACCACGGGTCATTCCATGACGTGGATTCCGATGCGCTTTCGTTTGAACTAGCTGCTCGTCTAGGATTTAAAGAGGCGACTAAAAAAGCAAAACCGGTTTTGCTCGAGCCAATTATGTCGGTAGAGGTAGTAACCCCTGATGAATACACAGGATCAGTAACGGGCGACCTGAACCGCCGGCGTGGAATTATGAAGGGAATGGATAGTAAAGGAGTTGCTCAGGTTATTAAATCAGATGTGCCCTTAAGCGAGCTATTTGGTTACGTGACTGATCTACGGACAATTTCATCCGGTAGAGCTACCGCCACACTTACATTCTCGCACTACGATCCAGTGCCTACCAATATTGCCGAAACGGTTATTGCCAACGCCAAAGGCGAGTCAAAATAA
- the rpsJ gene encoding 30S ribosomal protein S10, whose amino-acid sequence MNQKIRIKLKSYDHNLVDKSAEKIVRAVKTTGAVVSGPIPLPTRREIFTVLRSPHVNKKAREQFQLNTFKRLVDIYSSSSKTVDALMKLELPSGVDVEIKV is encoded by the coding sequence ATGAATCAGAAGATAAGAATTAAGCTAAAATCATACGACCATAATTTAGTGGATAAATCCGCTGAAAAGATTGTTCGAGCCGTAAAAACAACCGGAGCAGTAGTGAGTGGTCCTATTCCATTGCCTACCCGCCGGGAGATTTTTACTGTACTACGTTCACCGCACGTAAATAAGAAAGCGCGGGAGCAATTTCAACTTAATACCTTTAAGCGGTTGGTAGATATTTATTCTAGCAGCAGCAAAACTGTAGATGCCCTAATGAAGCTAGAGCTTCCTAGCGGAGTAGACGTAGAAATTAAGGTATAA
- the rplC gene encoding 50S ribosomal protein L3: protein MSGIIGKKIGMTSIFDEQGRNVACTVIEAGPCVVTHVKNEESDGYNAVQLGFGDRKEKNVSSAMKGHFKRSKTTPKAKLVEFRDFRVEFEGEDQVALGNSITVGDVFTEGDFVDAIGKSKGKGFQGVVKRHGFGGVGDATHGQHNRQRAPGSIGACSFPSRVFKGMKMAGRTGGDRVKLLNLRVLKIIPEKNLVLISGSVPGAKNSTVVLEK from the coding sequence ATGTCAGGCATTATTGGAAAAAAGATTGGGATGACCAGCATCTTCGATGAGCAAGGTCGCAACGTTGCTTGCACAGTGATTGAAGCTGGTCCTTGTGTAGTAACCCACGTAAAGAATGAGGAGTCCGATGGGTACAATGCTGTACAGTTGGGTTTTGGCGACCGTAAGGAGAAAAACGTCTCTTCAGCAATGAAAGGACATTTCAAGCGATCTAAAACTACTCCTAAGGCCAAGCTGGTTGAGTTTAGAGATTTTAGAGTTGAATTTGAAGGGGAAGATCAGGTTGCTCTTGGCAATTCAATTACCGTAGGCGATGTATTTACTGAAGGGGACTTCGTAGATGCTATTGGAAAATCTAAAGGAAAAGGTTTTCAAGGCGTGGTAAAGCGTCATGGTTTTGGTGGAGTAGGTGATGCTACCCACGGTCAGCATAACCGACAACGGGCTCCTGGATCAATTGGTGCGTGCTCTTTTCCTTCCCGTGTATTCAAAGGAATGAAAATGGCTGGCCGAACCGGTGGAGACCGCGTGAAGCTACTTAATCTGCGGGTGCTGAAGATCATCCCGGAAAAGAATTTAGTGCTAATCAGTGGTTCAGTGCCAGGGGCAAAGAACTCAACTGTTGTCTTAGAGAAATAA
- the rplD gene encoding 50S ribosomal protein L4, protein MEIAVKNIQGEETGRSVTLEDSIFGVEPNDHAIYLDVKQYMANQRQGTHKAKERAEIAGSTRKIKRQKGTGTARAGSIKSPIFRGGGRIFGPRPRNYGFKLNKKVKQLARKSALSYKAKDNQITVLEAFNFDAPKTKNYLGLLSTLSLQNGKSLLVLDSPDRNIALSARNLPNAKVVTANKLNTYEILDARHLIMSEEAVKTLKEMYDKKANDN, encoded by the coding sequence ATGGAAATTGCCGTAAAAAATATTCAAGGAGAAGAAACCGGGCGCTCAGTCACACTAGAAGATAGCATCTTTGGGGTAGAACCTAACGACCATGCTATCTACCTGGATGTAAAACAGTACATGGCTAACCAGCGTCAGGGTACACACAAAGCCAAAGAACGGGCAGAGATTGCTGGGTCTACCCGCAAAATAAAACGTCAGAAAGGAACGGGTACTGCTCGAGCGGGTAGCATAAAGTCGCCGATCTTTCGGGGAGGTGGTCGTATTTTTGGTCCTCGTCCGCGTAACTACGGATTTAAGCTAAACAAGAAAGTAAAGCAGCTAGCCCGTAAGTCAGCTTTATCATATAAAGCGAAGGATAACCAAATCACGGTGTTAGAAGCATTCAATTTTGATGCACCCAAAACCAAGAATTACTTAGGGTTGCTCTCTACGCTCTCGCTTCAGAACGGAAAATCACTGTTAGTATTAGACAGCCCAGATAGAAATATTGCTTTATCAGCTCGTAACCTTCCCAATGCTAAGGTGGTAACGGCCAATAAATTGAATACTTACGAAATTCTAGATGCCCGCCACCTAATTATGAGCGAAGAGGCGGTGAAGACGCTTAAAGAAATGTATGACAAAAAGGCTAACGATAATTAG
- the rplW gene encoding 50S ribosomal protein L23, producing MNILRKPLVTEKISEQNEQGKYGFVVDRRANKLQIRDAVEKMYGVTVDKVWTMNYQGKSKSRYTKSGVISGKSPNFKKAVVQVADGDIIDFYSNV from the coding sequence ATGAACATTCTTAGAAAGCCTTTAGTAACCGAAAAGATATCGGAGCAAAACGAACAAGGTAAGTACGGTTTTGTTGTAGACCGGCGCGCCAATAAATTACAGATTCGTGATGCGGTAGAAAAGATGTACGGTGTAACGGTAGATAAAGTGTGGACAATGAACTACCAGGGAAAATCCAAGAGCCGATATACTAAGTCCGGGGTCATTTCCGGAAAGTCCCCTAATTTCAAAAAAGCAGTCGTGCAAGTGGCTGATGGGGATATTATTGATTTTTATAGTAACGTTTAA
- the rplB gene encoding 50S ribosomal protein L2, translating into MAVKKLRPITPGQRHRIAPDFSDITTNKPERSLVVTLKKSGGRNNQGRMTTRYKGGGHKRKLRLIDFKRQKVDIPATVKTIEYDPNRSAFISLVEYQDGEKAYIISPSGLKVGQQVISGASVAPEVGNCLPLSAIPLGTIVHNIELTPGKGGQMARGAGAYAQLLAREGKYVTVKLPSGEMRMILSTCVATIGSVSNTDHMNVSYGKAGRKRWLGRRPRTRGVAMNPVDHPMGGGEGRASGGHPRSRNGVIAKGYKTRRPKKYSNRLIISRKKKK; encoded by the coding sequence ATGGCAGTTAAGAAACTTAGGCCGATAACCCCAGGACAGCGACACAGAATAGCTCCTGACTTTTCTGATATCACTACCAATAAGCCCGAACGCTCATTGGTAGTTACATTGAAAAAATCAGGCGGACGAAATAATCAAGGGCGGATGACTACCCGCTACAAAGGCGGTGGGCATAAGCGCAAGTTGCGCCTAATTGATTTTAAGCGGCAGAAAGTAGATATACCCGCTACGGTGAAAACAATTGAGTACGATCCCAATCGTTCGGCGTTCATTTCGCTAGTCGAGTACCAAGATGGTGAGAAAGCATATATAATTTCCCCATCAGGACTAAAAGTTGGTCAGCAGGTAATATCGGGAGCTTCGGTAGCCCCTGAAGTAGGCAATTGCCTTCCCCTATCGGCTATTCCGCTGGGTACAATTGTGCATAACATTGAGTTAACTCCCGGCAAAGGCGGTCAAATGGCGCGCGGTGCGGGTGCTTATGCTCAGCTACTAGCTCGAGAAGGGAAATACGTAACCGTAAAACTGCCCTCTGGTGAGATGAGAATGATTCTTTCCACCTGCGTGGCTACGATTGGTTCGGTATCTAACACCGACCATATGAATGTTTCTTACGGTAAGGCAGGTCGTAAGCGATGGTTAGGCCGTAGACCTAGAACCCGTGGGGTTGCTATGAATCCGGTTGATCACCCGATGGGTGGTGGTGAAGGAAGAGCTTCAGGTGGACATCCTCGTTCGCGAAATGGAGTAATAGCCAAAGGGTACAAAACCCGCCGACCTAAGAAGTACTCGAATCGTCTAATAATTAGCAGGAAGAAAAAGAAATAA
- the rpsS gene encoding 30S ribosomal protein S19 has translation MARSLKKGPYIDFRLEKKVEAMSQSNKKSVIKTWSRRSMISPDFVGQTFAVHNGNKFIPVYITENMVGHKLGEFAPTRNFRGHISKKDKGRR, from the coding sequence ATGGCACGTTCACTAAAAAAAGGACCCTATATAGACTTCCGCCTGGAAAAAAAGGTGGAAGCAATGAGTCAGTCCAATAAAAAGTCAGTAATCAAGACCTGGTCTCGGCGCTCTATGATTTCGCCTGATTTTGTAGGGCAGACTTTTGCTGTTCATAACGGGAATAAATTTATTCCAGTGTACATCACTGAGAATATGGTAGGTCATAAATTAGGCGAGTTTGCTCCAACCCGTAATTTCCGGGGGCATATTTCCAAAAAAGATAAAGGCAGACGATAA